Proteins from one Amycolatopsis endophytica genomic window:
- a CDS encoding DUF3558 family protein, which yields MPRLDVHRCSLALVGAAVLLAGCSNDPATPPTPTTPTTPQPPPVTSASPQLSKYPMAELAQQPCRALDDRDLAALGITGPGREEAGEDGPSCRWLVGDQNVSLRLAVPLSYAQTMTRGGRTSQVPVGQHSAVQAEFQRICFTFVAVDDVGQLVGATAIPEPGAAQEGACPAGASVAAAALTHLE from the coding sequence ATGCCGAGGCTCGATGTCCACCGGTGCTCGCTCGCTCTCGTCGGCGCTGCGGTCCTGCTCGCCGGATGCTCGAACGATCCGGCGACACCGCCAACACCGACGACACCGACGACACCGCAGCCGCCGCCGGTGACCTCGGCCTCGCCGCAGCTGAGCAAGTACCCCATGGCCGAACTGGCGCAGCAACCGTGTCGCGCGCTCGACGACCGTGACCTGGCCGCGCTCGGTATCACCGGTCCGGGCCGGGAGGAGGCGGGTGAGGACGGGCCCTCGTGCCGGTGGCTGGTCGGGGACCAGAACGTGAGCCTGCGGCTGGCGGTCCCGCTGTCCTACGCGCAGACGATGACCCGCGGTGGGCGCACGTCGCAGGTGCCGGTCGGGCAGCACAGCGCCGTGCAGGCCGAGTTCCAGCGCATCTGCTTCACGTTCGTCGCGGTGGACGATGTCGGCCAGCTGGTCGGTGCCACCGCGATCCCGGAGCCGGGCGCCGCCCAGGAGGGGGCGTGTCCCGCAGGCGCGTCGGTCGCCGCCGCGGCCCTGACCCACCTGGAGTGA
- a CDS encoding M20/M25/M40 family metallo-hydrolase: MANVESLCAQLLRFDTTNRGHGDAEGERDAAEFVAGVLAGAGIEPLILESAPRRTNVVAHVPGTDPSLPALLVQGHLDVVPADAADWTVPPFAGEARDGFLWGRGAVDMKDFVAMVLCALADGLRPRRDLVLAFVADEEDRGEYGAHWLVSEHRELFDGCVAAISESGGYTYHVPAADGSVKRLYPVGTAERGTAHMRLTARGRAGHGSRPNRENAVVRLIGALQRIASHEWPVALTPTVEAFLVRTGEALGVEVDLSDVEGTMARLGPAASIVEPTIRNSTTPTMLDAGYKVNVIPSLAQAQVDTRTLPGTEDGLLATMDDLLGPDVTREFVAHQPAVQAPVDSPWFEAMAAALRSQDPDAVVVPYCMGGGTDAKAFSPLGIACYGFAPLWLPEGFPYRAMAHGVDERVPLEGLRFGKRVLEHFLTHC; encoded by the coding sequence ATGGCTAACGTCGAAAGTCTGTGCGCGCAGCTGCTGCGGTTCGACACCACCAATCGCGGCCACGGCGACGCCGAGGGTGAGCGGGACGCGGCGGAGTTCGTCGCGGGGGTGCTCGCCGGGGCGGGGATCGAGCCGCTGATCCTGGAGTCCGCGCCGCGGCGCACCAACGTGGTCGCACACGTGCCGGGTACCGACCCGTCGCTGCCCGCGTTGCTGGTGCAGGGGCACCTGGACGTGGTGCCGGCCGACGCCGCGGACTGGACGGTGCCGCCGTTCGCGGGCGAGGCCCGCGACGGGTTCCTGTGGGGCCGGGGCGCGGTGGACATGAAGGACTTCGTCGCGATGGTGCTGTGCGCGCTGGCCGACGGGTTGCGGCCGCGCCGCGATCTGGTGCTGGCGTTCGTGGCCGACGAGGAGGACCGCGGCGAGTACGGGGCGCACTGGCTGGTCTCGGAGCACCGGGAGCTGTTCGACGGCTGCGTGGCGGCGATCAGCGAGTCCGGCGGCTACACCTACCACGTTCCCGCGGCGGACGGCTCGGTCAAGCGCCTCTACCCGGTGGGGACCGCCGAGCGCGGCACCGCCCACATGCGACTCACGGCGCGGGGCCGCGCCGGGCACGGCTCGCGCCCCAACCGCGAGAACGCCGTGGTGCGGCTGATCGGGGCGCTGCAGCGGATCGCGTCGCACGAGTGGCCGGTGGCGCTGACGCCGACGGTGGAGGCGTTCCTGGTGCGCACCGGCGAGGCGCTCGGCGTCGAGGTCGATCTGTCCGATGTGGAGGGCACGATGGCCCGGCTGGGGCCCGCGGCCTCGATCGTGGAACCGACCATCCGCAACAGCACCACGCCGACGATGCTGGACGCCGGGTACAAGGTGAACGTGATCCCGAGCCTGGCGCAGGCCCAGGTGGACACGCGCACGCTGCCGGGCACCGAGGACGGGCTGCTGGCCACGATGGACGACCTGCTCGGCCCGGACGTCACCCGCGAGTTCGTGGCGCACCAGCCCGCCGTGCAGGCGCCCGTGGACTCGCCGTGGTTCGAGGCGATGGCCGCCGCGCTGCGCTCGCAGGACCCGGACGCGGTGGTGGTGCCCTACTGCATGGGCGGTGGCACCGACGCCAAGGCGTTCAGTCCGCTGGGCATCGCCTGCTACGGCTTCGCTCCGCTGTGGCTGCCCGAGGGCTTCCCGTACCGGGCGATGGCGCACGGCGTGGACGAGCGGGTGCCGCTGGAGGGGCTGCGGTTCGGCAAGCGGGTGCTGGAGCACTTCCTGACGCACTGCTGA
- a CDS encoding M55 family metallopeptidase — MRIMVSADMEGATGVTWTDDVVPGTEQWQRFRRLFTGDVNAVIRGLHEGGATDVLVNEAHSSQRNLLLEDLDERARMLTGRHKPLSMMQGIDSGVDGVVFLGYHAGAGADGVLSHTYLENQITGVWLDGVPASEGRLNAALAAEYGVPVLLVSGDDKACEDAADYAPGAELVAVKECVSRYAAICLPPSRTAEMLRTAARASMDRAVRTPGTAAAHRIEVEFDASHLAQAAAVVPTVGQAGVRRVGFDAATMTEAMKAFKVVTAIAAGAVQGKYG; from the coding sequence ATGCGGATCATGGTTTCGGCGGACATGGAGGGCGCCACCGGTGTCACCTGGACCGACGACGTCGTCCCGGGCACCGAGCAGTGGCAGCGCTTCCGCCGCCTGTTCACCGGCGACGTGAACGCGGTCATCCGCGGGCTGCACGAGGGCGGCGCCACGGACGTGCTGGTCAACGAGGCGCACTCGTCGCAGCGCAACCTGCTGCTGGAAGACCTCGACGAGCGCGCCCGCATGCTGACCGGGCGGCACAAGCCGCTGTCGATGATGCAGGGCATCGATTCGGGTGTGGACGGTGTGGTGTTCCTCGGCTACCACGCCGGTGCCGGTGCCGACGGGGTCCTGTCGCACACCTACCTGGAGAACCAGATCACCGGGGTGTGGCTGGACGGGGTGCCTGCCAGCGAGGGCAGGCTCAACGCCGCGCTGGCCGCCGAGTACGGGGTGCCGGTGCTGCTGGTGTCCGGTGACGACAAGGCGTGCGAGGACGCGGCGGACTACGCGCCCGGCGCCGAACTGGTCGCGGTGAAGGAGTGCGTGAGCCGCTACGCCGCGATCTGCCTTCCCCCGTCCAGGACCGCCGAGATGCTGCGCACGGCGGCACGGGCGAGCATGGACCGTGCGGTGCGGACACCGGGCACGGCCGCCGCGCACCGCATCGAGGTCGAGTTCGACGCGAGCCACCTGGCGCAGGCCGCCGCGGTGGTGCCGACGGTCGGGCAGGCCGGCGTGCGCCGGGTCGGCTTCGACGCGGCCACGATGACCGAGGCGATGAAGGCGTTCAAGGTGGTCACGGCGATCGCCGCGGGCGCGGTGCAGGGGAAGTATGGCTAA
- a CDS encoding ABC transporter substrate-binding protein, producing the protein MRFPRRGRAAVAVGVAALVAGPFVPVAQAQEQGPVLRVALVQEIDHLNPFLASFASSTMVGRMTWEFLTLPSAEDNTPAPGLAESWTTSPDKLTWTYQIRDGVKWSDGQPVTAKDAAYTFTRIMTDENAQEANGTYVENFESVTAPDDHTLVIRTKTPQASMTALDVPIVPEHIWANQPDMDNPATDEVPVVGVGDGPFLITEYRPNELVRLKANPDYWRGKSQVGELQFITYKSAEAAVHALQNNEVDFVNRLTSTQFDTLKNADGITTNQATGRRYRELILNHGAQTLSRQPIGDGNPVLKDVRVRQAIARALDPQTLVDKVLGGYGQTGGGIVPASFPTYHWEPAANERYTFDTAAANAQLDQAGYPRGAEGTRIGPDGKPIELRLLGRASEDFALRASDYVVSWLGDIGIKVTKQLVSDNEVDERTNNGDYDLAFSGWGTNPDPDYILSKQTCAALPAVPGSSSSTAFFCDPEFDRLYAAQSTEFDQATRADLVKQAQARYYTQVPSIVLDYDNVLEAYRSDTFANFPKQPANTGQIMEQSGYWGFYGATPAQGGSGGGGGLSTGAWIGIGAGIVVVLAIAGTAAGRRRKSSEDTE; encoded by the coding sequence ATGCGTTTCCCGAGACGAGGCCGCGCGGCGGTCGCGGTGGGCGTCGCGGCGCTCGTGGCGGGCCCGTTCGTGCCCGTCGCGCAGGCGCAGGAGCAGGGCCCGGTGCTGCGCGTGGCGCTGGTGCAGGAGATCGACCACCTGAACCCGTTCCTCGCCTCGTTCGCCTCCAGCACCATGGTCGGCCGGATGACCTGGGAGTTCCTGACCCTGCCCTCGGCCGAGGACAACACCCCCGCGCCCGGCCTGGCCGAATCCTGGACCACCTCACCGGACAAACTGACCTGGACCTACCAGATCCGCGACGGCGTGAAGTGGTCCGACGGGCAGCCGGTCACCGCCAAGGACGCGGCCTACACGTTCACCCGGATCATGACCGACGAGAACGCCCAGGAGGCCAACGGCACCTACGTCGAGAACTTCGAGTCGGTCACCGCCCCCGACGACCACACCCTGGTCATCAGGACCAAGACACCGCAGGCCAGCATGACCGCGCTGGACGTGCCGATCGTGCCCGAGCACATCTGGGCGAACCAGCCGGACATGGACAACCCGGCCACCGACGAGGTCCCGGTCGTCGGCGTCGGCGACGGCCCGTTCCTGATCACCGAGTACCGGCCGAACGAACTGGTGCGGCTCAAGGCCAACCCGGACTACTGGCGCGGGAAGTCGCAGGTCGGTGAGCTGCAGTTCATCACCTACAAGAGCGCCGAAGCCGCGGTCCACGCGCTGCAGAACAACGAGGTCGACTTCGTCAACCGGCTCACCTCGACCCAGTTCGACACCCTCAAGAACGCCGACGGCATCACCACCAACCAGGCCACCGGCCGCCGCTACCGCGAACTGATCCTCAACCACGGCGCCCAGACCCTGTCCCGCCAGCCCATCGGCGACGGCAACCCGGTGCTCAAGGACGTCCGCGTGCGGCAGGCCATCGCCCGTGCGCTGGACCCGCAGACCCTGGTGGACAAGGTGCTCGGCGGCTACGGCCAGACCGGCGGCGGCATCGTGCCCGCCTCGTTCCCCACCTACCACTGGGAACCGGCGGCGAACGAGCGCTACACGTTCGACACCGCGGCCGCCAACGCCCAGCTGGACCAGGCGGGCTATCCGCGCGGTGCCGAGGGCACCCGCATCGGCCCGGACGGCAAGCCGATCGAACTGCGGCTGCTGGGCCGCGCCAGCGAGGACTTCGCCCTGCGTGCCTCCGACTACGTGGTCAGCTGGCTCGGCGACATCGGCATCAAGGTGACCAAGCAGCTGGTCTCCGACAACGAGGTCGACGAACGCACCAACAACGGCGACTACGACCTCGCGTTCTCCGGCTGGGGCACCAACCCCGACCCGGACTACATCCTGTCCAAGCAGACCTGCGCCGCGCTGCCCGCCGTGCCGGGCAGCAGCAGTAGCACCGCGTTCTTCTGCGACCCCGAGTTCGACCGCCTCTACGCCGCGCAGAGCACCGAGTTCGACCAGGCCACGCGTGCCGACCTGGTCAAGCAGGCCCAGGCCCGCTACTACACGCAGGTGCCCAGCATCGTGCTGGACTACGACAACGTGCTGGAGGCCTACCGCTCCGACACCTTCGCGAACTTCCCGAAGCAGCCCGCGAACACCGGTCAGATCATGGAGCAGAGCGGTTACTGGGGCTTCTACGGCGCCACCCCGGCGCAGGGCGGTTCCGGTGGTGGCGGCGGCCTGTCCACCGGGGCGTGGATCGGCATCGGCGCCGGGATCGTGGTCGTCCTCGCCATCGCGGGCACCGCGGCCGGGCGGCGCCGCAAGTCCTCCGAGGACACGGAGTAG
- a CDS encoding ABC transporter permease → MTNAVSTAAAELDEPRRGTGTARFLLGKTGEAIASLLLVVALGFLLFRMIPGDPVTTLTRDRPTSPDQLALLRERLGVDKPLYQQFFDYLGGLFRGDLGSSYGYNRPVATLIGERIGPTLLLVGTATVLAVALGLWLGVRAAWRRGSAFDRTQTGLALTLWSMPQFWLGLLLLVATQGVFPSGGMRSPDTPPEFFPQLLDVAHHLALPCLTLLAVIYAQYMLVMRSSLLGEMNAEYLTTARAKGLREDLVRRRHAVPNALLPTVTLVFLQFGLVVSGTVTVETVFSWPGLGLLTYEALRVPDLPLLQGVFVVMAGSVIVMNLIAEVLYRVLDPRVRAQ, encoded by the coding sequence TTGACGAACGCTGTTTCCACGGCCGCGGCGGAGCTCGACGAGCCCCGCCGCGGCACCGGCACCGCCCGGTTCCTGCTCGGCAAGACCGGGGAGGCGATCGCCAGCCTGCTGCTGGTGGTCGCCCTCGGGTTCCTGCTGTTCCGGATGATCCCCGGCGATCCGGTCACCACCCTGACCCGCGACCGGCCGACCAGTCCCGACCAGCTCGCGCTGCTGCGCGAACGCCTCGGCGTGGACAAGCCGCTGTACCAGCAGTTCTTCGACTACCTCGGCGGCCTGTTCCGCGGCGACCTGGGCAGCTCCTACGGCTACAACCGGCCGGTCGCGACGCTCATCGGCGAACGGATCGGGCCGACGCTGCTGCTGGTGGGCACGGCCACCGTGCTGGCCGTCGCGCTCGGGCTGTGGCTCGGCGTGCGGGCCGCGTGGCGGCGGGGCAGCGCCTTCGACCGCACCCAGACCGGACTCGCGCTGACCCTGTGGTCGATGCCCCAGTTCTGGCTGGGCCTGCTGCTGCTCGTCGCGACACAGGGCGTGTTCCCCAGTGGCGGTATGCGCTCCCCGGACACCCCGCCGGAGTTCTTCCCGCAACTGCTCGACGTCGCCCACCACCTCGCGCTGCCGTGCCTCACGCTGCTCGCCGTGATCTACGCCCAGTACATGCTGGTGATGCGCTCGTCGCTGCTGGGCGAGATGAACGCCGAATACCTGACCACCGCCCGCGCGAAGGGCCTGCGTGAGGACCTGGTGCGCCGCCGCCACGCGGTGCCCAACGCGCTGCTGCCCACCGTGACGCTGGTGTTCCTGCAGTTCGGCCTGGTGGTGTCCGGCACCGTCACGGTCGAGACCGTGTTCTCCTGGCCCGGGCTGGGCCTGCTCACCTACGAAGCGCTGCGGGTGCCGGACCTCCCGCTGCTGCAAGGAGTGTTCGTGGTCATGGCCGGGTCGGTCATCGTGATGAACCTGATCGCCGAGGTGCTCTACCGCGTCCTCGACCCGCGGGTGCGCGCCCAGTGA
- a CDS encoding ABC transporter permease, which produces MTGPVTAPAAIVWQRRRAAAAAVWREFATDRGGLAGLGVLVLVVLLAVLAPVITDPAGLDVVNAPGRPLQPPSGEFPLGTDIDGRSVLLLTLWGARVSLLVGFAATILSVFIGTLVGILAAHFGGWVSGLLMRFTDFFLVLPSLVLAIALSTVLPHGVPTIIVAVGVTSWPTTARLVRAQTLTIESRPYIERARALGGGHGHVIGKHVLPGVLPLVLANTTLVVGNSIIAESTLSFLGLGDPTAPSWGQMLQRALQSGAVTGGAWWYLVPPGLAIVVIVLSFTLAGRALETVLNPRLKGEHA; this is translated from the coding sequence GTGACCGGCCCCGTCACCGCGCCCGCCGCGATCGTCTGGCAACGCCGCCGCGCCGCGGCCGCCGCCGTGTGGCGCGAGTTCGCCACCGACCGCGGCGGCCTGGCCGGTCTCGGCGTGCTCGTGCTCGTGGTGCTGCTGGCCGTGCTCGCCCCCGTGATCACCGACCCGGCCGGTCTCGACGTCGTCAACGCGCCAGGGAGACCCTTGCAGCCGCCCAGCGGCGAGTTCCCGCTCGGCACCGACATCGACGGCCGGTCGGTCCTGCTGCTCACCCTGTGGGGCGCGCGGGTGTCACTGCTGGTCGGGTTCGCCGCCACGATCCTGTCGGTGTTCATCGGCACCCTCGTCGGGATCCTCGCCGCGCACTTCGGCGGCTGGGTCTCCGGCCTGCTGATGCGGTTCACCGACTTCTTCCTCGTGCTGCCCTCGCTGGTGCTGGCGATCGCGCTGTCCACCGTCCTGCCGCACGGCGTGCCGACGATCATCGTCGCCGTCGGCGTCACCTCGTGGCCGACCACGGCACGGCTGGTGCGGGCACAGACGCTGACCATCGAGTCCCGCCCCTACATCGAACGCGCCCGCGCGCTGGGCGGCGGGCACGGCCACGTCATCGGCAAACACGTGCTGCCCGGCGTGCTGCCGCTGGTCCTGGCCAACACCACGCTCGTGGTGGGCAACTCGATCATCGCCGAGTCCACGCTGTCCTTCCTCGGGCTCGGCGATCCGACCGCGCCGTCGTGGGGCCAGATGCTGCAGCGTGCCCTGCAGTCCGGCGCGGTCACCGGGGGAGCGTGGTGGTACCTGGTGCCGCCCGGCCTGGCGATCGTGGTGATCGTGCTGTCGTTCACCCTCGCCGGCCGCGCGCTGGAGACCGTGCTCAACCCGCGGCTGAAAGGGGAGCACGCGTGA
- the nikE gene encoding nickel ABC transporter ATP-binding protein NikE codes for MSPLLELKDLSVSYGDVDAVRGVDLTVRAGETLGIAGESGSGKSTVAMSVLRLLPKSAKVTGEILLDGEDVTTMRWGRLRAVRWAEASVVFQGAMHALNPVRTIGDQIAEPIRLHDSSTGDVGERVAELLESVDLPAARAGAYPHELSGGQKQRVMIAMALACRPRLIIADEPTTALDVIVQAQVLDLLSRLVAERGLGLIMISHDLSVLAATCSRVAVMYQGEIVEEGPSGNVMGAPEHEHTRALAAAFPTVGDPAARFAPATTAPLPPEPDTPREQDVLLAAEDLHVTFRDRRGARIAAVGGVDLQVRRNEIVALVGQSGSGKTTLARTLLGLQKPTSGVVRYDGSPVPASGAALKAYRRHVQLVLQDPASALNPRHTVYEAVAEGPRIHRLPGDERQIVVEALEAAELRPAEQFLHRLPHELSGGQRQRVVIAGALALHPGVLVADEPVASLDASVRGEILGLLLRLRRELGLAGLVITHDLGLAWNIADRVAVMYRGELVEVGTVEEVLLHPEHDYTRSLLAALPGGTSRHALPS; via the coding sequence GTGAGCCCGCTGCTGGAACTGAAGGACCTCTCCGTTTCCTACGGCGACGTCGACGCCGTGCGCGGCGTCGACCTGACCGTGCGGGCGGGGGAGACGCTGGGCATCGCGGGGGAATCCGGATCGGGCAAGTCCACGGTCGCGATGAGCGTGCTGCGGCTGCTGCCCAAGTCGGCGAAGGTGACCGGTGAGATCCTGCTCGACGGCGAGGACGTCACCACGATGCGGTGGGGCCGCCTGCGCGCGGTGCGGTGGGCCGAGGCGTCGGTGGTGTTCCAGGGCGCGATGCACGCGCTCAACCCGGTCCGCACCATCGGCGACCAGATCGCCGAACCGATCCGCCTGCACGACTCCTCCACCGGGGACGTCGGCGAGCGGGTCGCCGAGCTGCTCGAATCGGTGGACCTCCCGGCCGCGCGCGCCGGGGCCTACCCGCACGAACTGTCCGGCGGGCAGAAGCAGCGCGTGATGATCGCGATGGCACTGGCCTGCCGCCCGCGGCTGATCATCGCCGACGAACCCACCACCGCGCTCGACGTGATCGTGCAGGCCCAGGTGCTGGACCTGCTCAGCCGCCTGGTCGCCGAACGCGGCCTCGGGCTGATCATGATCAGCCACGACCTGTCCGTGCTGGCCGCGACCTGCTCCCGCGTCGCCGTCATGTACCAGGGTGAAATCGTGGAGGAAGGCCCGTCCGGGAACGTGATGGGCGCGCCGGAGCACGAGCACACCCGGGCGCTGGCCGCCGCGTTCCCGACCGTCGGCGACCCGGCCGCCCGGTTCGCGCCCGCCACCACCGCGCCACTGCCCCCGGAACCCGACACCCCGCGCGAGCAGGACGTGCTGCTGGCCGCCGAAGACCTGCACGTCACCTTCCGCGACCGCCGCGGCGCCCGGATCGCCGCGGTCGGCGGCGTGGACCTGCAGGTGCGGCGCAACGAAATCGTCGCGCTCGTCGGCCAGTCCGGCTCCGGCAAGACGACCCTGGCCCGCACACTGCTGGGCCTGCAGAAACCGACCTCGGGCGTGGTCCGGTACGACGGCTCCCCGGTACCGGCTTCCGGCGCCGCGCTCAAGGCCTACCGCCGCCACGTCCAGCTCGTCCTGCAGGACCCGGCCAGCGCGCTCAATCCGCGCCACACCGTCTACGAGGCGGTCGCCGAGGGGCCCCGCATCCACCGCCTGCCCGGCGACGAACGCCAGATCGTGGTCGAGGCGCTGGAGGCCGCCGAACTCCGTCCGGCCGAGCAGTTCCTGCACCGGCTGCCGCACGAGCTCTCCGGCGGGCAGCGGCAGCGCGTCGTGATCGCCGGTGCGCTCGCCCTGCACCCCGGCGTGCTGGTGGCCGACGAACCGGTCGCCTCCCTGGACGCGTCCGTGCGCGGCGAGATCCTCGGCCTGCTGCTGCGCCTGCGGCGCGAACTCGGCCTTGCCGGGCTGGTCATCACCCATGACCTCGGGCTGGCCTGGAACATCGCCGACCGCGTCGCCGTGATGTACCGAGGTGAACTGGTCGAGGTCGGTACCGTCGAAGAGGTCCTGCTGCACCCGGAACACGACTACACGCGGTCCCTGCTCGCCGCACTGCCGGGCGGCACGTCGCGCCACGCTTTACCGTCGTGA
- the mptB gene encoding polyprenol phosphomannose-dependent alpha 1,6 mannosyltransferase MptB, whose translation MATTTDPAPGAPAQAHPAARVRVPSRFPYRTIAMGTLGSTLLLLGALGAGGILIRDPVLGHGPLSWVRYGHGRMLANAVLYGGFALVVWAWVRLGRYMLAGRIGSRPILVAAACWMAPLLISPPLFTRDVFSYLGQGAQLLHGLDPYAHGPAELDVLPNVVQNVHPVWQTTPAPYGPLFLLIAKGTVALTGDNVIAGVIVTRLVLLIGLVMMLWALPRLVRRLGGKLPITVWLAVASPMTVIHLVGGPHNDLLMLGFLTIGVVAALERHHAVAVVLVTIGMLIKPTAAVALPFLVWVWANHLPHPGKVRNFFQAGAISVGLFGVVFVLGTWVSLGSFNLGWVTGLQAPTLVTNWLNFPTGIGQLAHTLVNIVITVPESPFVTVARALAMLTLAAFMVRQWWKARNGGNEAIFRMAMALLATAILAPPTLPWYLTWGFVIASAFPWRRRHLAVVVAVASFLVLAYYPTGEQALYDWWFVVVVLALSVYAAASLLRPDPLGLVGAWRRQREVPDFVGKD comes from the coding sequence ATGGCGACCACGACTGACCCCGCTCCCGGGGCGCCCGCGCAGGCGCACCCGGCCGCGCGCGTGCGCGTGCCCTCGCGGTTCCCGTACCGCACCATCGCGATGGGCACGCTCGGCAGCACCCTGCTCCTGCTCGGCGCGCTCGGTGCGGGCGGCATCCTCATCCGCGACCCCGTCCTCGGGCACGGCCCGCTGTCCTGGGTCCGCTACGGCCACGGCCGGATGCTCGCCAACGCCGTGCTCTACGGCGGGTTCGCGCTCGTGGTGTGGGCGTGGGTCCGGCTGGGCCGCTACATGCTCGCCGGGCGCATCGGCAGCCGCCCGATCCTGGTCGCCGCCGCGTGCTGGATGGCGCCGCTGCTGATCTCGCCTCCGCTGTTCACCCGCGACGTGTTCTCCTACCTCGGCCAGGGTGCCCAGCTGCTGCACGGGCTCGACCCGTACGCGCACGGCCCCGCCGAGCTGGACGTGCTGCCGAACGTGGTGCAGAACGTGCACCCGGTGTGGCAGACCACCCCCGCCCCGTACGGGCCGTTGTTCCTGCTGATCGCCAAGGGCACCGTCGCGCTGACCGGCGACAACGTGATCGCCGGTGTCATCGTCACGCGCCTGGTGCTGCTGATCGGCCTGGTGATGATGCTGTGGGCGCTGCCGCGGCTGGTGCGCAGGCTCGGCGGGAAGCTGCCGATCACGGTGTGGCTCGCGGTCGCCAGCCCGATGACGGTCATCCACCTCGTCGGCGGCCCGCACAACGACCTGCTGATGCTCGGCTTCCTCACCATCGGCGTGGTCGCCGCGCTGGAACGCCACCACGCGGTCGCGGTCGTGCTGGTCACCATCGGCATGCTGATCAAGCCCACGGCGGCGGTCGCGCTGCCGTTCCTGGTGTGGGTGTGGGCCAACCACCTGCCCCACCCCGGCAAGGTCCGCAACTTCTTCCAGGCGGGCGCGATCTCGGTGGGCCTGTTCGGGGTCGTGTTCGTGCTCGGCACCTGGGTTTCGCTCGGATCGTTCAACCTGGGCTGGGTCACCGGCCTGCAAGCGCCGACGCTGGTGACGAACTGGCTCAACTTCCCGACCGGCATCGGGCAACTGGCCCACACGCTGGTCAACATCGTGATCACCGTGCCGGAGTCGCCGTTCGTCACGGTCGCCCGCGCGCTGGCGATGCTCACCCTGGCCGCGTTCATGGTGCGGCAGTGGTGGAAGGCGCGAAACGGCGGCAACGAGGCGATCTTCCGGATGGCGATGGCCCTGCTGGCCACGGCCATCCTCGCCCCGCCCACCCTGCCGTGGTACCTGACCTGGGGCTTCGTGATCGCCTCGGCCTTCCCGTGGCGGCGCAGGCACCTGGCCGTCGTGGTCGCCGTGGCGTCGTTCCTGGTGCTGGCCTACTACCCGACCGGCGAGCAGGCGCTCTACGACTGGTGGTTCGTCGTGGTGGTCCTGGCACTGTCGGTCTACGCGGCGGCGTCCCTGCTGCGGCCCGACCCGCTCGGACTGGTGGGCGCGTGGCGCAGGCAGCGCGAGGTGCCCGACTTCGTCGGCAAGGACTGA
- a CDS encoding winged helix-turn-helix domain-containing protein: MTNPGPGRDPIFEAGPRLALCALLQGAEWVDFATARSMLGVSDSAVSKHSRTLEEAGYLEVRKGSVGRRPRTWFRLTPDGHAAIRGHLDWLSQLRHALDRT, from the coding sequence GTGACGAATCCCGGTCCCGGCCGGGACCCGATCTTCGAGGCCGGGCCCCGGCTGGCGCTGTGTGCGTTGCTGCAGGGCGCGGAATGGGTCGACTTCGCCACGGCCAGGAGCATGCTTGGCGTGAGTGATTCCGCGGTCTCCAAACACAGCCGCACGCTGGAGGAGGCGGGCTACCTCGAAGTGCGCAAGGGTTCGGTGGGCAGACGGCCACGGACCTGGTTCCGGCTGACACCGGACGGTCACGCCGCGATCCGCGGTCACCTGGACTGGCTCTCCCAGCTGCGCCACGCCCTGGACCGGACCTGA
- a CDS encoding TIGR03668 family PPOX class F420-dependent oxidoreductase, with protein sequence MRLDGEEARSRFAAARVARLATVSADGQPHLVPVTFAVSGDGIVFAIDHKPKSTHALRRLANIAANPAVSFLADIYDEDWTRLWWVRADGVASIEEPGPVDALVAKYAQYAERPPEGPVVRTRVTRWSGWAGVA encoded by the coding sequence ATGCGCCTTGACGGGGAGGAGGCCCGGTCGCGGTTCGCCGCGGCGCGGGTGGCGCGGCTGGCGACGGTGTCCGCGGACGGGCAGCCGCATCTGGTGCCGGTGACGTTCGCGGTGTCCGGGGACGGGATCGTGTTCGCGATCGACCACAAACCGAAGTCGACGCACGCCCTGCGGCGGCTGGCCAACATCGCGGCCAACCCGGCCGTGAGCTTCCTGGCTGACATCTATGACGAGGACTGGACCCGGCTGTGGTGGGTCCGGGCCGACGGTGTCGCGTCGATCGAGGAGCCAGGGCCGGTGGATGCGCTGGTCGCGAAGTACGCGCAGTACGCGGAGCGACCGCCGGAGGGTCCGGTGGTGCGCACCCGCGTGACCCGGTGGAGCGGCTGGGCCGGGGTGGCCTGA